The sequence CTCCTTTCCCTGAGCGGATTAGGGCCGATCTCTTTTATGTAATCATTGAATTCCGTAGCGGTGTCCACAAACCTTCTTCCTTCGCCATGGGCCACATATCTGAACCATACTCTGTCTTCGCCCAAACCCAGAGAATCCAGGATGGATTTCGTGATTGCCACTCTTCGCCGCGCTCTGAAATTCCCGTCCTCATAGTGACAGTCTCCTGGATAGCAGCCGCTGATCAGCACCCCATCGGCACCTTCAACGAAAGCCCGTAAGATATGAACCGGAGAAAGAGACCCGGTGCAGTTCACCCTGTAGGGAAGAACATTTTCAGGATAATAGAAATGATAAGCAGATGCACTTTCCGCTCCGCCCGTTCCACACCAGTTACACATGAAATATATAATCTTGGGTATAAAATCTCTGCTCATGATTCCCCCTTATCTCGTAGAGCCTCTGTTAAAAAAATAATGATGAAGATCAAAATCTGATTTGATC is a genomic window of Acidobacteriota bacterium containing:
- a CDS encoding hydrogenase iron-sulfur subunit → MSRDFIPKIIYFMCNWCGTGGAESASAYHFYYPENVLPYRVNCTGSLSPVHILRAFVEGADGVLISGCYPGDCHYEDGNFRARRRVAITKSILDSLGLGEDRVWFRYVAHGEGRRFVDTATEFNDYIKEIGPNPLRERSDT